A part of Desulfotomaculum nigrificans DSM 574 genomic DNA contains:
- a CDS encoding sodium-dependent transporter, with product MRQTNLVRTQVATREGFSSTLGVIAATLGSAVGLGNIWKFPYVTGENGGAAFILIYLFCIALIGLPVMISEFVIGRRSNSAAVGSLKKLAPGTPWFLTGVSGTLVAFLIMCYYTSVAGWVYAYIFKALSGSLGTTDPKVSGEAFASFISGTWSPLIWQWIVLIVTGAVILAGVKNGIERMTKTLLPILFVLLLICDIRALTLPGASKGVAFLFSPDFSKITGAAILTALGLAFFKLSVGMGVMTTYGSYIGKNESLIGTGVKVALMDILVSMMAGMAIFPAVFAFGSNPAQGPSLLFITIPMVFNSMPFGQALLAIFFVLASIAATGAMISLFEVPVAYLTEERHWSRKTATVVTALAIALLGSTATLSASEASLLANFKIFGKGMFDLLGFLTDNIGLPLTGLALALFAGWKLTSSDVYDEISNGGSLNNRGLIRYYLFATRLVAPIGIVIILLSGLGFIKL from the coding sequence ATGAGACAAACCAACTTAGTCCGTACACAAGTAGCTACTAGGGAAGGATTTAGCAGCACCCTGGGGGTCATCGCTGCTACCCTGGGTTCGGCTGTTGGACTGGGTAACATTTGGAAGTTCCCCTATGTAACAGGGGAAAATGGCGGCGCCGCATTTATTTTAATTTATCTTTTTTGCATTGCTTTAATTGGTTTGCCGGTTATGATTTCGGAGTTTGTCATTGGCCGCCGTTCCAACTCCGCTGCTGTTGGCTCTTTAAAGAAACTGGCCCCCGGCACACCATGGTTTTTAACCGGTGTATCCGGCACCTTGGTGGCGTTTTTAATCATGTGTTATTATACCTCCGTAGCCGGCTGGGTCTATGCTTATATCTTCAAGGCCCTTAGCGGCAGCTTAGGCACCACTGATCCCAAGGTGTCCGGCGAAGCCTTCGCCAGTTTCATCAGCGGCACCTGGTCACCCCTAATTTGGCAGTGGATTGTTTTGATAGTAACCGGCGCAGTCATTCTGGCCGGGGTCAAGAACGGTATTGAGCGGATGACTAAAACCCTTTTACCTATTCTGTTTGTTTTATTGTTAATCTGTGATATCAGGGCGTTAACCCTGCCCGGTGCCAGCAAAGGAGTAGCTTTCTTATTTAGTCCTGATTTTTCTAAAATCACCGGCGCAGCTATTTTGACTGCTTTAGGTCTGGCTTTCTTTAAATTATCTGTAGGGATGGGGGTTATGACCACCTATGGTAGCTATATAGGTAAAAACGAAAGCTTGATTGGTACCGGTGTTAAGGTAGCTTTAATGGATATCCTGGTTTCCATGATGGCAGGTATGGCTATTTTCCCGGCGGTGTTTGCCTTTGGCTCCAATCCGGCGCAGGGGCCTTCTCTGTTATTTATCACCATTCCGATGGTATTTAACTCCATGCCCTTTGGACAAGCGCTATTAGCCATCTTCTTTGTTCTTGCTTCCATTGCTGCCACCGGGGCCATGATTTCCCTCTTTGAAGTACCAGTAGCTTATCTCACGGAAGAAAGACATTGGTCCAGAAAGACCGCCACGGTGGTTACCGCCCTGGCCATCGCCCTGTTAGGCAGTACAGCCACCTTGTCTGCCTCGGAAGCCAGCCTGTTGGCTAACTTTAAAATATTTGGCAAAGGGATGTTTGATCTCTTAGGTTTCCTTACGGATAATATCGGACTACCCCTTACCGGTTTAGCTCTGGCCCTTTTTGCTGGTTGGAAACTAACCTCATCTGATGTCTATGATGAAATATCCAATGGCGGCAGCCTAAACAATAGAGGATTAATCAGGTACTATTTATTTGCGACCCGTCTGGTGGCACCCATTGGTATTGTCATTATTCTGTTAAGCGGCCTTGGCTTTATCAAATTGTAA
- a CDS encoding zinc dependent phospholipase C family protein encodes MSLTQTTWHCAKAMLTLTIPFQAIKSSRPRNTHRFCNLQAINILKRDGFRQEALLYHTFRDALNRGAVWCDKGFKNISHYYNHQANSGLWHGPDAPTECQFYVNRAVKKWRQGRLSEAMFYLGAAVHIIQDLCVPHHASGLVFGGHKFFEDWAREHYEDFTVNHGGIYDLADSGADWVIENAAVSATYLPQVINGNNSTAIAGVVEILLQRAQKTTAGFLLYFHRLTQFKK; translated from the coding sequence ATGAGTTTGACACAAACTACCTGGCACTGCGCCAAGGCTATGCTCACATTAACAATACCTTTTCAGGCCATAAAATCAAGCCGTCCTAGAAATACCCACCGTTTTTGCAATCTACAGGCTATTAATATACTCAAAAGAGATGGTTTTCGCCAAGAAGCGTTACTTTATCACACCTTTCGGGACGCTCTAAATCGCGGGGCCGTCTGGTGCGACAAGGGTTTTAAAAATATTAGTCATTACTACAATCACCAGGCCAACAGCGGACTATGGCACGGTCCTGATGCCCCCACTGAATGTCAATTCTATGTCAACCGGGCCGTTAAAAAGTGGCGGCAGGGTCGTTTATCGGAAGCTATGTTTTACCTGGGGGCCGCCGTTCATATCATCCAGGACCTGTGTGTACCGCACCATGCCAGTGGTTTGGTTTTTGGCGGGCACAAATTTTTTGAGGATTGGGCCAGGGAACACTATGAGGATTTTACCGTTAACCACGGGGGTATTTATGATCTGGCTGACAGTGGCGCCGACTGGGTTATAGAGAATGCTGCGGTGTCTGCTACTTATTTACCACAAGTAATAAACGGAAACAACTCCACGGCCATCGCCGGTGTGGTGGAAATATTACTGCAAAGAGCCCAAAAAACAACAGCCGGTTTTCTCCTTTATTTCCACCGGCTGACTCAGTTTAAAAAGTAG
- a CDS encoding C40 family peptidase, giving the protein MHFLKRAGVVAASFCLATLLWNGSAFAAEVTVKPGDSLWAIANRTGTTVEAIKKLNNLSSDLIHPGNVLKVPDKIGNKSWRPANAVQRVSRGEVDRGEAVVDYAKQFIGVPYRSGGTTPAGFDCSGYVSYVFKHFGIDLVHTAAGQYNAGPAVNKANLQPGDLVFFNTGGGISHSGIYVGNNQFIHASTSQGVIISSLEDSYWAPKYRGANRIIR; this is encoded by the coding sequence TTGCATTTTTTAAAACGTGCGGGTGTAGTGGCTGCATCTTTTTGTCTGGCCACACTGTTATGGAATGGTTCTGCCTTTGCGGCGGAGGTGACTGTAAAGCCCGGTGATTCCCTGTGGGCCATCGCCAACCGAACCGGCACTACCGTAGAAGCTATTAAAAAACTAAATAACTTGAGTTCTGATTTAATCCATCCGGGAAATGTCCTTAAAGTACCTGATAAGATTGGCAACAAGTCCTGGCGACCGGCTAATGCAGTACAGCGGGTATCCCGGGGTGAAGTAGACAGAGGCGAGGCGGTAGTGGATTATGCCAAACAGTTTATCGGTGTTCCCTACCGGTCCGGTGGTACCACTCCCGCTGGCTTTGACTGCTCTGGCTACGTATCTTATGTTTTTAAGCATTTCGGGATTGATCTAGTGCATACAGCCGCGGGTCAATATAATGCCGGTCCGGCCGTCAATAAGGCCAACCTGCAACCCGGTGATCTGGTGTTCTTTAACACCGGTGGTGGTATTAGCCACTCTGGTATTTATGTTGGGAACAACCAGTTTATCCACGCTTCCACCTCCCAGGGTGTAATCATCAGTTCCCTCGAAGACAGTTACTGGGCCCCTAAATACAGAGGAGCCAACAGAATAATTCGTTAG
- a CDS encoding S-layer homology domain-containing protein encodes MRKAGKLFIMLFSVIMLTTLLVSSAWADPWKKTQVQTKGWQKHQNQLTVTYHFKDIQNHWARNEIQNLYAKGVMKGYEQQLFKPNSSVSKNEALATIMRIVDHQQVNINSDKKKLLQRIFPAWMGLAPIQAYDSGILADWELINWNGNQPATRIEVAMWLSRAAGDKEVSVKELLSFKDIKQLSKDELVYAAIMYNRGIMRGTPDGYLNPFKPISRGEFAVMICRFMDSETGNYHDENGQESPDLVEQLTPANGAKVATDTKEFKINFSADMVLADGKDMGDLAEAVKILKYQDGRWVDAGLEFALVFNENNDQLVVKLDNNENLAADTKYCITVDDGILVADTSKEEPFDGIAKGQWSFTAE; translated from the coding sequence ATGAGGAAAGCCGGTAAACTTTTCATTATGTTATTTTCCGTAATCATGCTGACCACCTTACTGGTCAGTTCAGCCTGGGCTGATCCCTGGAAGAAAACCCAGGTTCAAACGAAGGGCTGGCAAAAACACCAAAATCAGCTGACCGTAACTTATCACTTTAAGGACATTCAAAACCACTGGGCCAGGAATGAAATTCAAAATCTTTATGCCAAAGGTGTGATGAAGGGTTATGAGCAGCAGTTGTTCAAGCCCAACAGTTCTGTTAGCAAAAACGAGGCTCTGGCCACCATCATGCGGATAGTGGATCACCAGCAGGTGAATATCAATAGCGATAAGAAAAAACTTTTGCAAAGAATTTTCCCGGCTTGGATGGGCCTCGCCCCAATACAAGCTTATGACTCCGGTATTCTGGCCGACTGGGAATTAATTAACTGGAACGGCAATCAGCCCGCCACCCGGATTGAAGTGGCCATGTGGCTAAGCCGGGCCGCCGGTGATAAAGAGGTATCGGTGAAGGAATTACTGTCCTTCAAGGACATCAAACAATTATCCAAGGATGAATTGGTTTATGCCGCTATTATGTACAACCGGGGCATTATGAGGGGTACTCCGGACGGTTATTTGAATCCCTTTAAGCCCATTTCCCGGGGTGAGTTTGCAGTGATGATTTGCCGCTTTATGGATTCGGAAACCGGCAACTATCATGATGAAAATGGCCAAGAGTCCCCGGATTTAGTTGAACAATTAACCCCTGCTAACGGAGCCAAAGTAGCCACTGATACCAAGGAGTTTAAAATTAACTTTTCGGCAGATATGGTTTTAGCTGATGGCAAAGATATGGGGGATCTGGCTGAGGCAGTGAAAATCTTGAAGTATCAGGATGGCCGCTGGGTAGATGCCGGCCTGGAATTTGCCCTGGTCTTTAATGAAAATAATGACCAGTTAGTTGTTAAACTAGACAATAATGAGAATCTGGCTGCTGACACTAAATACTGCATCACCGTTGATGATGGTATTTTAGTGGCCGATACTTCTAAAGAAGAACCCTTTGACGGCATCGCCAAAGGCCAGTGGTCCTTTACTGCTGAGTGA
- a CDS encoding GerMN domain-containing protein gives MRKITVSRIVLVFVLILSLLLTGCAAGDKGNKAQDTPKPQAQTEVQTPAKEKVKVTLYFANKEADALVPVQREIDKPKDMVMALINELNNPGDYAPVLPKGTKLLYYEKSGDTITLNFNQAFANLQGTTGELIAINSVVDTITELPEFKKVKILVEGKTLTTGHAVYDQPLTRDESMIKK, from the coding sequence ATGAGAAAAATTACCGTATCAAGGATAGTTCTGGTGTTTGTTTTAATCTTGTCTTTGCTTTTAACCGGTTGTGCAGCCGGGGATAAGGGCAACAAGGCCCAGGATACCCCAAAACCACAGGCGCAAACGGAAGTACAGACTCCGGCCAAGGAAAAGGTTAAAGTTACTCTGTACTTTGCCAATAAGGAAGCAGATGCGTTGGTACCGGTACAGAGGGAGATTGACAAACCTAAAGATATGGTGATGGCTTTAATTAATGAATTAAACAACCCCGGGGATTATGCACCGGTATTACCCAAGGGCACTAAACTGCTTTACTACGAAAAGAGCGGCGACACCATTACCTTAAACTTTAACCAGGCCTTTGCCAACCTGCAGGGTACCACCGGTGAACTCATAGCCATTAATTCCGTGGTTGATACCATCACTGAGCTGCCCGAATTTAAAAAGGTAAAGATTTTGGTTGAAGGTAAGACTCTCACTACCGGCCATGCCGTTTACGACCAACCATTGACCAGGGATGAAAGTATGATTAAGAAATAA
- the cobI gene encoding precorrin-2 C(20)-methyltransferase translates to MKGTLYGIGVGPGDPELITLKAVNILKKIDVVIAPRTQKNEKSTALNIAMPHLRQNTEILELVFPMVYDENQLNEAWLDGKNTILNLLEQGKQVAFLTLGDPMLYSTYIYIFRLLAPHRVDIQTIPGITSFCAAGSRLGYPLAEGNDIVSIIPATCGQDKLARALDYSDSVVLMKVYRNINEVVDQLKSHHLSEQAVMISKCGHPDETIHYQIDRSADLKPVYLSTILAKKSLSKQVE, encoded by the coding sequence ATGAAAGGTACATTATATGGTATCGGGGTTGGCCCCGGTGATCCGGAACTGATCACTTTAAAGGCCGTTAATATCTTAAAAAAGATAGATGTGGTCATTGCTCCCCGCACCCAGAAAAATGAAAAGAGCACGGCTTTAAATATTGCCATGCCCCACCTACGACAAAACACGGAAATTCTGGAGCTGGTTTTTCCCATGGTTTATGATGAAAACCAGTTAAATGAAGCCTGGTTAGATGGCAAAAACACCATCCTTAACCTGCTGGAACAGGGCAAGCAGGTGGCCTTCTTAACCCTGGGCGACCCCATGCTCTACAGCACATATATCTATATTTTCCGCTTGCTGGCCCCACACCGGGTAGATATCCAAACCATACCGGGGATTACCTCCTTTTGCGCTGCCGGCAGCAGGTTGGGCTATCCCCTGGCCGAGGGCAACGACATTGTTTCCATCATCCCCGCCACCTGCGGCCAGGATAAACTGGCCCGGGCCCTGGATTATTCCGACAGCGTAGTGTTGATGAAGGTTTACCGGAATATCAATGAGGTTGTGGATCAGCTTAAGTCCCACCACCTGTCAGAGCAAGCAGTAATGATCAGCAAATGCGGCCACCCGGATGAGACCATCCACTATCAAATTGATAGGTCAGCCGATCTGAAACCGGTTTACCTGTCTACCATCCTGGCGAAGAAAAGTTTAAGTAAGCAAGTGGAATAG
- a CDS encoding sirohydrochlorin cobaltochelatase, translating into MPIYNEEKAILLVTFGTNVSQAAASFKLLENKIRQAFPGVKLVWAYTAKTIRQKLAEQGQFFDSPITALAKLQDTGYTRVAVQSVHIIPGQEYYDLVHIVDNMSHFHGSSGTHFQSKIGKFGFHKLTLGTPLLYQLDDFMAVAQALRPHVPTDNHHALVLVGHGSGHHSFSAYGCLNDLLRQTYQNVFLGTVEGYPSLREVQRDLARAGVSRVTIMPFMNIAGDHAINDLAGDQPDSWRSQLARAYTVAANLTGLLDIEAIVDIYIKHLQKAYNKLDEE; encoded by the coding sequence TTGCCAATATATAATGAAGAAAAAGCAATCTTGCTGGTTACCTTTGGCACCAATGTCAGTCAAGCTGCAGCATCCTTTAAGCTCTTGGAGAATAAGATACGGCAGGCTTTTCCGGGGGTAAAGCTGGTCTGGGCTTATACCGCTAAAACCATTCGCCAAAAATTAGCCGAGCAGGGCCAATTCTTTGACAGCCCCATCACTGCCCTGGCCAAACTGCAGGATACGGGCTACACCAGGGTGGCGGTACAGTCGGTGCATATCATCCCGGGCCAGGAATATTACGATTTGGTACACATAGTTGACAACATGTCCCATTTTCACGGTTCATCGGGTACCCATTTCCAGTCTAAGATCGGTAAATTTGGTTTCCATAAATTAACCCTGGGTACCCCCCTGCTTTATCAGCTGGATGATTTTATGGCCGTAGCCCAGGCCCTGCGCCCCCACGTTCCCACCGACAACCACCACGCCCTGGTTTTGGTTGGTCACGGCAGCGGGCACCACTCCTTTAGCGCCTATGGCTGTCTAAACGACCTGCTGCGTCAAACCTATCAAAACGTTTTTCTGGGTACGGTGGAGGGATACCCCTCCCTGCGGGAAGTACAGAGGGACCTGGCCCGGGCGGGGGTTAGCCGGGTGACCATTATGCCCTTTATGAACATTGCCGGGGACCATGCCATTAACGACCTGGCCGGTGACCAGCCGGATTCCTGGCGAAGCCAGTTGGCCCGGGCTTATACGGTGGCAGCTAATTTGACCGGCTTATTGGATATAGAAGCCATTGTGGACATATATATCAAACACCTGCAGAAAGCCTATAACAAGCTGGACGAGGAGTAA
- a CDS encoding YigZ family protein — protein sequence MWQLLSYRTVDRAAVTEISIKKSRFIANVKPVPDEAAANEFIREISKMHRDATHNVYAYRIGENQEKCSDDGEPSGTAGRPVLNVIKGENLYQVAVVVTRYYGGILLGAGGLVRAYSQAAAQGVSAAGIVTRSLHQQLQVKFTMPLFGLIKRVIEQSGAKILDVSVTDKATITCRLPVAEADRLMAEITEVSAGQAMVKKLEREYV from the coding sequence GTGTGGCAGTTGTTAAGTTATCGTACCGTAGATAGGGCAGCGGTTACAGAAATTAGCATTAAGAAATCAAGATTTATTGCGAACGTCAAACCTGTACCGGATGAGGCAGCCGCCAATGAATTCATCCGCGAAATCAGTAAAATGCACCGGGATGCCACCCATAATGTCTATGCTTACCGCATTGGTGAAAATCAGGAGAAATGCAGCGATGACGGCGAACCCAGCGGCACCGCCGGGCGACCGGTGTTGAATGTGATTAAGGGGGAAAACCTCTACCAGGTGGCGGTGGTGGTGACCCGTTACTACGGCGGCATTTTGCTGGGGGCCGGGGGATTGGTGCGGGCCTATTCCCAGGCTGCGGCCCAGGGTGTCAGTGCAGCAGGTATCGTTACCCGGTCTTTGCACCAGCAGCTGCAGGTGAAGTTTACTATGCCTTTGTTTGGGTTGATTAAAAGGGTCATCGAGCAGTCCGGAGCTAAAATATTAGACGTGTCCGTCACCGATAAAGCCACCATCACTTGCCGCTTACCGGTGGCGGAAGCGGATAGGTTAATGGCGGAAATCACAGAAGTATCAGCCGGTCAGGCAATGGTGAAGAAATTAGAGCGGGAATATGTGTAA
- a CDS encoding RNA polymerase sigma factor yields MSTFKNLFTSKKKDLSKLIFELYYKSAFQCAYHYCGDPIISEEAAQEAIFKAIQNLDQLKDANKIEPWIKRIAINNVNAIINKRKNIVSLESVGPILDSLENCPEYVVQNAATSEAVNEAVNSLDPLMRQTIYLYYYREMRVKDISIFLDKPEGTVKTILHRGRMAIRNRLVMKGYIIKGSEGGLKVE; encoded by the coding sequence ATGTCAACTTTCAAAAATCTGTTTACTAGCAAAAAGAAGGATTTAAGTAAACTTATTTTTGAACTGTATTACAAGTCAGCCTTCCAATGTGCCTATCATTATTGTGGTGACCCTATCATATCTGAAGAAGCAGCGCAGGAAGCAATATTTAAGGCTATTCAGAATTTAGATCAATTAAAAGATGCCAATAAAATTGAACCATGGATTAAGAGAATAGCTATTAATAATGTCAATGCCATAATAAATAAAAGGAAAAATATTGTAAGCTTAGAGTCGGTGGGACCTATTCTAGATTCCTTGGAGAATTGCCCCGAATACGTTGTGCAAAACGCTGCCACTTCGGAAGCGGTCAATGAAGCGGTAAATTCCCTTGATCCTTTAATGAGGCAAACTATCTACCTTTACTATTATAGGGAAATGAGAGTGAAGGATATTTCAATCTTTCTTGATAAGCCGGAAGGAACTGTAAAGACAATTCTACATAGGGGTAGAATGGCTATAAGGAATAGGCTAGTAATGAAAGGTTATATAATCAAGGGGTCGGAAGGTGGGCTGAAGGTTGAGTGA
- a CDS encoding DUF4367 domain-containing protein: protein MSDNNKYTLVDELIKETLREKTQKETNIDIEAAWERFNKRYNIKHQKSPRTIAIASSIILVLISAIVFLPNEGSALNLKILENIKSFISGKVQVAHTSFGPNNKKKDTVTKLQPEVASVLKNVPFEILIPMDMMDSYSIQKARVNKVGDSTQITLFIKNQTTDKIRITEVNVIGGFDQGNSYDTEDATMKRANIRGQEATLFSYKNGINRLSWVDRDIFITISGPVNEDELMSLANTLRRANLK, encoded by the coding sequence TTGAGTGACAATAATAAATATACCTTAGTTGATGAACTTATCAAAGAAACCCTACGGGAAAAGACTCAAAAAGAAACAAATATTGATATAGAAGCTGCCTGGGAGAGGTTTAATAAGAGGTACAACATAAAGCACCAAAAATCCCCTAGAACAATTGCTATTGCTTCTTCCATTATTTTGGTACTAATAAGTGCCATCGTTTTTCTGCCCAATGAAGGAAGTGCCTTGAACTTAAAGATATTGGAGAATATTAAGTCCTTCATTTCAGGAAAGGTACAGGTAGCACATACCTCTTTTGGCCCTAATAATAAAAAGAAAGACACTGTAACTAAGCTTCAACCTGAAGTTGCCAGTGTCTTGAAAAATGTGCCTTTTGAAATTTTGATTCCAATGGATATGATGGATAGCTATTCAATTCAAAAAGCCAGAGTTAATAAGGTTGGAGATTCAACCCAAATAACTTTGTTTATTAAGAATCAAACCACAGATAAAATCCGTATTACCGAGGTTAATGTTATAGGTGGTTTTGACCAGGGTAATTCTTATGATACTGAAGATGCAACTATGAAAAGGGCAAACATTAGGGGCCAGGAAGCTACTTTGTTTTCTTATAAAAACGGCATCAATAGATTAAGTTGGGTGGACAGGGATATATTTATAACCATATCCGGTCCGGTAAATGAAGATGAATTAATGTCATTAGCCAACACTTTAAGGAGAGCTAATTTAAAGTAA
- a CDS encoding ankyrin repeat domain-containing protein, whose amino-acid sequence MLQKMAIEVVKTLLNKGSNPNAKDNNNKTALIYASANGHSKIVEMLLNYEADKSIISKEGLTALEYALKK is encoded by the coding sequence ATGCTTCAAAAAATGGCCATAGAGGTAGTTAAAACTTTGTTAAATAAAGGAAGCAACCCTAATGCAAAAGATAATAATAATAAAACGGCACTAATTTATGCTTCTGCTAATGGTCATTCAAAAATAGTGGAAATGCTACTGAATTATGAAGCCGATAAATCTATAATTAGTAAGGAAGGTTTAACTGCATTAGAATATGCATTAAAAAAATAA
- a CDS encoding ankyrin repeat domain-containing protein, producing MGHNDIVIELLKRGAQIDEQDNNKRTALIYASKNGHRGS from the coding sequence ATGGGCCATAATGATATCGTAATAGAATTATTAAAAAGAGGCGCTCAAATAGATGAACAGGATAACAACAAAAGAACTGCACTCATCTATGCTTCAAAAAATGGCCATAGAGGTAGTTAA
- a CDS encoding DUF6147 family protein codes for MIKKFKCLAILLVGFMFFAVGQPVFAEQDGPKNVGVITPQSYQHLYDASCYYTLNGTSIGVSGTTATYYTVSKITTTVYLEKWTSAGWSVVKSWTGTEYNNDYCNVTGSYTGIRGTTYRVRCFHRVDMGNLIETNTSYTGSFTVN; via the coding sequence ATGATCAAAAAGTTTAAATGTCTGGCAATTCTTTTGGTAGGGTTTATGTTCTTCGCTGTTGGACAACCTGTATTCGCGGAACAGGATGGACCAAAAAATGTTGGCGTTATTACACCCCAATCCTACCAGCACCTTTATGATGCTTCTTGCTATTATACGCTAAATGGAACAAGTATTGGTGTATCAGGAACCACCGCAACCTACTATACTGTTAGCAAAATCACTACAACCGTCTACTTAGAAAAATGGACTTCAGCTGGATGGTCAGTGGTAAAAAGCTGGACTGGCACCGAATATAATAATGATTACTGTAATGTAACTGGGAGTTATACCGGAATCAGGGGTACTACATATAGGGTACGCTGCTTCCACCGTGTGGATATGGGCAATTTAATTGAAACAAATACTTCTTACACCGGATCTTTTACTGTAAATTAG
- the cobT gene encoding nicotinate-nucleotide--dimethylbenzimidazole phosphoribosyltransferase encodes MELLKQTIAQIDPPDQQAIKSARERLDSLTKPPGSLGRLEEIAYRLAGIQGQAIPELPREKVMMVLAGDHGVVAEGVSAFPQEVTPQMVANFLRGGAAINVLSRQAGARVVVADIGIAGPPLPWPGLIDCRVKPGTDNFVLGPAMSRTEAVQAIEAGIKLVYQQVQGQPALVGTGEMGIGNTTPSSAILAVFGGLSPREVTGRGTGIDDARLVHKAAVIARAIEVNRPDPNDGLDVLAKVGGLEIAGLAGVILGCAARRLPVVIDGFISGAAALVARSLAPLSREYMFASHLSNEPGHRLMLEMLDLKPMLQLDMRLGEGTGAALAFPLLEAAIRVINEMATFAEAGVSEA; translated from the coding sequence ATGGAATTATTAAAACAAACCATAGCCCAAATTGACCCGCCAGACCAACAAGCCATTAAGTCAGCCCGGGAGAGATTGGACAGTTTAACCAAACCGCCCGGCAGCCTGGGGCGGTTGGAGGAAATAGCTTACCGACTGGCCGGCATTCAGGGCCAGGCTATACCGGAGTTACCCCGGGAAAAGGTGATGATGGTGCTGGCCGGCGACCACGGGGTGGTGGCAGAGGGAGTCAGTGCCTTTCCCCAGGAGGTAACCCCGCAAATGGTGGCTAATTTTTTGCGCGGCGGGGCGGCTATTAATGTATTGTCCCGGCAGGCCGGGGCCAGGGTGGTGGTGGCTGACATCGGAATTGCCGGACCACCTTTGCCGTGGCCGGGACTAATTGACTGCCGGGTTAAACCAGGTACTGATAATTTTGTGCTGGGCCCCGCCATGAGCCGCACTGAGGCAGTGCAAGCCATTGAGGCTGGCATCAAATTAGTTTACCAGCAGGTGCAGGGACAACCGGCCCTGGTGGGTACCGGGGAGATGGGTATTGGCAACACCACACCCAGCAGTGCCATCTTAGCAGTATTTGGCGGTCTGTCGCCCCGGGAAGTCACCGGCCGGGGGACCGGTATTGATGACGCCAGGTTGGTCCACAAGGCCGCAGTTATTGCCCGGGCCATAGAGGTGAACCGGCCCGATCCCAACGATGGGTTAGATGTGCTGGCCAAGGTAGGGGGCCTGGAAATTGCCGGGCTGGCCGGGGTAATACTGGGTTGTGCGGCCCGTCGCCTGCCGGTGGTGATTGACGGCTTTATTTCCGGGGCGGCGGCCCTGGTGGCCCGCTCCCTGGCCCCTTTAAGCCGGGAGTACATGTTTGCCTCGCACCTTTCCAATGAACCGGGTCACCGCCTAATGTTGGAAATGCTGGACTTAAAGCCTATGCTGCAGCTGGATATGAGGCTGGGCGAAGGAACCGGCGCCGCCTTGGCCTTCCCCCTACTGGAAGCGGCTATTCGGGTGATCAACGAGATGGCCACCTTTGCTGAGGCAGGGGTCAGTGAAGCATAG